In Anguilla rostrata isolate EN2019 chromosome 1, ASM1855537v3, whole genome shotgun sequence, a genomic segment contains:
- the trip13 gene encoding pachytene checkpoint protein 2 homolog, translating into MDGDKMDVVGDLKHAPNDISATNVHVEVHVKSHSTARRDDIKVHVLALLNRHRVVFGDYKWVEFDEDFLIKHVESVAIVDAERQPIDLKSCCLSIHIFSLNDEGPSTLNLEEEEDLSAANHWLLPAAEFHGIWESLVYEDGVKTQLLDYVSTTIFFSDKSVNSNLISWNRVVLLHGPPGTGKTSLCKALAQKLSIRLSNRYTYGQFVEINSHSLFSKWFSESGKLVTKMFQKIQQLIDDKEALVFVLIDEVESLTAARNAAQAGTEPSDAIRVVNSVLTQLDQIKRHPNVVILTTSNVTEKIDLAFVDRADIKQYIGPPSTEAIFNIYHSCLEELMKCQIIYPRQQLLTMFELQTMGFLESNVSELSLALRDIAVKSKGFSGRALRKLPFLAHALFVKTPTVTLERFMEAMDQAVDKQISDNAHLVNCV; encoded by the exons ATGGACGGCGACAAAATGGACGTGGTTGGGGATCTCAAGCATGCTCCAAATGACATAAGTGCCACCAATGTGCATGTTGAAGTTCACGTTAAATCTCACAG CACTGCGAGAAGAGATGACATTAAGGTGCACGTGCTGGCACTGCTCAACCGTCACCGCGTGGTGTTCGGGGATTACAAGTGGGTCGAGTTCGATGAAGACTTCCTAATCAAACACGTGGAATCGGTGGCCATTGTGGATGCAGAGCGACAG CCCATTGATCTGAAAAGCTGCTGTCTATCCATTCATATCTTCTCCCTCAATGATGAGGGGCCCAGCACCCTaaacctggaggaggaggaggacctaTCTGCTGCCAATCACTGGCTGTTACCAGCAG CTGAATTTCATGGCATTTGGGAAAGCTTGGTCTACGAGGATGGAGTTAAAACTCAA cTCTTGGATTATGTTTCAACAACGATATTCTTCTCGGACAAGAGCGTGAACAGCAACCTGATATCATGGAACCGGGTTGTCCTGCTTCATG GGCCCCCGGGCACTGGGAAGACCTCTCTGTGTAAGGCTTTGGCCCAGAAACTTTCCATCAGACTTTCaaacag GTACACGTATGGCCAGTTTGTGGAGATCAATAGCCATAGTTTGTTCTCCAAGTGGTTTTCAGAg AGCGGTAAACTTGTCACCAAGATGTTCCAGAAGATCCAGCAGTTGATCGATGATAAAGAAGctctggtttttgttctgattgATGAG GTGGAGAGTCTCACGGCAGCCCGGAATGCTGCCCAGGCAGGCACCGAGCCGTCGGACGCCATCCGAGTCGTCAACTCGGTCCTCACACAGCTCGACCAGATCAAACG GCACCCGAACGTGGTGATCCTCACCACCTCCAACGTGACGGAGAAGATTGACTTGGCGTTTGTGGACAGGGCTGATATAAAGCAGTACATTGGCCCTCCCTCCACCGAAGCCATCTTTAACATCTACCATTCCTGTCTGGAGGAGCTGATGAAG TGCCAGATTATCTACCCTCGACAACAGCTGCTGACCATGTTTGAACTGCAGACCATGGGCTTCCTGGAGAGCAACGTCTCTGAGCTCAGCCTTGCGCTCAGGGACATCGCAGT GAAGAGCAAAGGCTTCAGTGGTAGAGCACTGAGGAAACTGCCATTTTTGGCCCACGCCCTCTTTGTCAAG ACCCCAACGGTGACCCTTGAGAGGTTTATGGAGGCTATGGACCAAGCAGTTGACAAACAGATCTCTGACAATGCTCACCTGGTtaactgtgtgtga